aaactcttacttgtactttattgatccttgagcagctgtagcagtctacacagacagacgtACACAACCATATACATCGCTTGCGCATgggcaccgaggcataataattacatgattTTGAACAGGGAAAAAATGACAATAATGGATCTCTGTCAGTCCACTATTGCTCACCTGTACAGATAGGTTGCCTATAACCTGTGATCTGACACAACTCTTCGTTTCCTTCCGAATAAATAGGCGAGTCCTCTTTGCTTTTATCAAAcactgtagtacatgtatcagaGCAATGCAAtaatgtaaaattaatggtaccgtatagcgggtagttTTCGTTGGTGAACATTTTTGTACGAACGACCCATCGTATTATTAattttcgtacagctcagaatcactgtgttgaatctattgcggtagaagTGTGTTTGTATGATATATGCTCTTCAACGAAAtctacgaaaataacccgctatacggtaacaaTGATACAGAATTACCGGGTAGTATGAAAAAATAATACCCTTCATAATAATCACTTgaagtacatgcactgtaacAATCACGATatataaatacatgcatgagtgAAATATAAACAAACACCAAATACAAGTGATCAGATGCTTCACAGGGTATATATAGCCTAATTAATTACTCCAAGTTAGCTATAGGAACatgtagtctacatgtacttgtggtTTGCTGAATCCATTTTGCAAAGTAATTTTGTGGCAGAAACGCAGAAAAACAAATCCCAAACAATGACTTTGATTGAGGCTATTAAGATAACTAACTTACAGCATTTCAAAACGATACCGTCCTCAAACAAACAAGTATCTACGCTACACAAGGGAGTAGTAGGCCAGCTGAAACAACAGCTGAAACAAGGCTCAGAAGTAACCATACAATCGCTCGTGTGGATGCTGCGAAGCCAAGCGTTGTGTTGGAGACTTgtgctgtgtacgtgtgtgcaagatgtacgtgcatgcatacatataaGTAGAGACGGGAGGGGAAATCACTAGTAACTAATGTTTCAGAAAGTAATTATAGTTTGGTCCTGTGTTAATTGGAGTTAAGCAACAACAGCTAGCTCCTCCAAAACTTGGGCTACACATCGAAGATTTaaacatgcactgtacaggtGGATCATTGCTTACTCCAATTAAGttacaccatagatagagtatagagagggattggaaacggaagtaccctcgaagtactgccatccgtgtatctccgcggtttaatcgaggcttactttttaacacgagggctaacatgaataattcatgagaattgttttgctctctgtaagaagttcatgagcagttctgctgctaaacatcaactttcatctcatactcgaggccatttgggacacaggactctatttagttacacagccttagctatatcataggttctataggaacacaagcatgaaaaacgctctgtgtacctctagctacttcacgacaatcgagattatattttcttcgtttccaattgatacctactacagtacttttcaagtaggttgaatcattcaaagttgaatgttgaagtgagtactcacaccactaaaccacaaaacaAAGCTGATCATGATTATGATCTTCAGATACCCAcaagcttcataattatgtacaaatgtatgtgTATCTTTGCTTGAACTTCTCCTAAGTAAGTGCTTAGATTTTCAAAGAGTATCTGTAGCACTGTTACGGATTCAACATAGGATGAGGACCATGCCTTTAATTTGCTACTTTGGCTCGACATCTCCACTTCTCCCGAACAAATGCTCTATTCTTTTACAGTACTTTTGCCAATGTACATTAATTCTCTTACTTGGTTTGCTTAAGTAGTGTAGCAACACTCTGCACCTCAAGTCATTTGAATATGCATCTAGatgaacacccacacattattatcatgcatgggcATCATCACACTGACAGGCTGTGACAGCCACCTACAGTTGTATcagctttgtggtttagtggtgtgagtactcacttcaacattcaacttcAACCGACTTGAAAAGTACTGTATATtatatcagggggcatgtgattcagtaatgggggtagctctgagatgtatgcattggacacaataagtttcccgggcttttgcgggagttataaagagatacacggatggtcacgtacagagccactacgtagacttcattgtaaaacatcacgtgaatcacttccgtttccaatccctctctactctatctatggttacaCTATACTATACACCacttcatgcatgtactatactacTAAACACAAACAGACAACTTACGGATCATAGTGAGAGTTTGAATTCTTTGCAGTGGTGATATGGTCAGCTTCAGTGTACCCCATCTGCCTGCATACTGAGTTAGCAGCATTGAGTGTGAATGGTTGTGTTGGGTCCTGAGTAATAATACCCCACGAACTATAGCCAttacggtacatgtaaatgaGCACCAGTCCAAACGAAACTTGATGACCTACATTGAGAAAAACTGTCCTGTGAAGTTGTTAAAACCATATGTCATTATTTTACTATTGCAGGCCTTTCAAGTATGATACTGTAACAGTTCCCTAAGAAGAGTCTGGTTgaatattagcctcgatcccagcccctctcgtCTTTGTCAATTGAGAgcgacctggaatcgaggctagttgaATATGCCATTGGGTTTTTGACAGACATAAAAGAGGCAATTAAGTTGTTAATGGGAGGAGTCCTAGCTTGGATAACTACATAACCCTTTATACCTGGAGCAGTATTCTTGGGATGTAGTAGCAGCACTTGTCCAATGTAACCTTCATTTGGCACCTTGTTCCAGCTTTCATCAGATCCTAAcatgtgcatgaatgtacacgtacagtaaGCATGCAGGCACAGATATAACTTTATCACCTccccacaataattatttgtgaatAGGCAAGCCGTAATACACGTACATTCCAATCTTTGAAGTTCACAAAGCCATACAGAAGAGATTCACATACAATATGCTACACGTTACATGTAGGAGCTAGTAAAGGCTAGGACCCGAATAGTGGCCTGTGTATATTactattatgcctcgaggcgtagccgcacgagggatacgataaagccagaggaggtcggacatcacttgaactttcactaattatgaccttttaatgacattccaggccaaattgcttttcgtttttgctgactcagcaatagaACACGACTGGATCTAGCTAGAATGGCGGTCCAGTAACCATCacagacaccaaacacaactatttgtcaacagattcagcgacAGAAAGCGTGCAAAAACATTATCTCATAAATTAGTCGCCCTCTATATAACATAGACTCGTGAttaggccgcccaacttttagagggcggctaaaATATGAAACTAGCTGAAGTGCAGTAGCAgttactgctgagtcagcaaagcaatttggcctggaatgtcattaaaaggtcataataattagtgaaatttcaagtgatgtccgacctcctctgcggtaaaactgactgtgtgtgtgtgtattccagcagtaactgctcaacggttgcaatgcgacgaaaactaacagcttctataggcttctagccacgttctcttggattttgattcgtggattagcaaactaaagcttccttctcgagttatggctagtttgactcacattgaaggctgttgcagtctcttcagaatctttcatagcatcatctgtccgcacaaactttctattcaacatatgagttagccttgcactaaagcgctagctttttgttagctacaatactcagaaaatatctgttaaaacagctagctagcagtagccatttgtgaaattgatctctatacactgaactacagatcctagaagaatcaattttcttctttctttagtttgaggcactaaattttcgcggatagCTCAAACTAAAGATTTTATTTTTGAGGATAGAGGTCTTTCAATACCGAAAAGTAAAAAGGAATTCCCAAATTTTGAAGGCACTAGATTTGAggtaaatccgcgaaaacctcaAACATTttgtgcctcgaaaataacccactatacatgcagtatacatgtaggtaataGTGTTCCTCAACCCTTACTAACGTTGACCTAGAGCTCTTTCACTCAATAAttgacataataatattatgtgcaatcaggagtgtatgaagaggagtatgcgactcacacgcacattccattctacatccCAGACTGATTccgtcactaacacttgtagttgtgtaaactgttagccatgaataaaattaaatgttggctggaggtacaaaccacaacaGACCATGTGCgtgtatgctgatatcattttaACCACTACACTGGcgtggtatgacatactcATACCGGAATttggtttacactacaactgctacagttggatactcctcttcatacactcctggtgCAATGAAGAAACAATCATTACCACAGTGTAATTATTACCAGTGTAAGTAGATTTTAGAACAGTTGGGATTATTTGCTCGGATGAAGGGGCATCTCAGAATATTTTGAGTTGTTTGGCTGCCACAAGTCACCTCAGAGAACCAGGGATCAACATCATTATACCCCCAGATATACCTAAAGTGCATAGGAAAATATGTATAATTTGCCGCACAAACAAGTGACaatttaattgaaaacacttCACATTATTAAACAGCCATACGTACAAGTGTATACCTCCCCCCACTATCAAGCTATAAGTTTGAAAGTTTAATTCTCATtacaacataataatattaccGATATTTCGTATCATCATATCCAAGTTGTTGGCACATGGTGGTAAGAGCTGTTCCATCAACCTGATCATCACATATGGTTCCCCATTTAGGTGGCTGATCAAGGCTGTCTGTGTAGTACACCAGCAATAGAGGCACGTCCCCTTGTAAAGTTTTATTCTGCTCCAGGCACAAGTCCCCTACTGATGGGGTAGCTTTTTCTACAAAAATAACATCAGTAGTACAGTGTTGAGATGTAATATACCGGTACGTACACCACCAAAATGCAGCACCGTCTAGTCCACTAGTATGGGCACTACACGGTCTCAAATAGTTGCATCCTAAACTGAGGTAAAAACGTAGCCACCCTGTAGAATAGAGGCTTGAAAATACATACCTTTAAGCGGCCTGGCCTCCAAATAGATGCAACCCTCAAAATATATGAGGCTTGGACCTACAACTTCTATATTTTTTAGATCCAATTTATGGCCATAAGGTATCTATGTGCTGGTAGTAGAATGACGTACATCACTAATGTACCGTAGTAATGTGATAACAAGGCTAACAAATAACACTTCAGAGAGGCGCATGTTAGGCCACCATTAAAAAGAGAAAGACACTAAAAAAGAAATAACGGAAATGAAGTTTAATAATGGGCATACATGGCATATTATAACAAGATCCAATTTGCTGGTGGGTACCACACATAACTATAGAGCACTGATTAGTGCtataaccctcggctgttgacaatCTACAATAAATGTACGCATGAAagctggctaagcagcaagtaacaagCAATAAAAGAGTTAGGACTTAGTAACCTTATCCATCATTGTTCCTCTGATTATTCCTTAGTAGGAtgacttcagctgtaaatacgtgcCTCAAATAAAGGCTGCGTGTAGCTAGCAACGCCCATCTACCatccaacgtgcaagttcatgCAAGTTTCTTAGTTttacaaagctttaacatcaaaatctatCACTACTAAactaactagtgttcaagctggcgctgtgctaatgcctctcgccatgtttttgctttcgctcaaaagtattatagtgttatattagtttctataatgaattttatattaaaggtagcttatctatataaagtcactgagaagaaaagacttatttatatgcatctattgttgttattatttattgtattatgtggcttaccaggacctcaagaaagaagaaaattatccagttcagtgtatataatatctaagaagaaaagatctgtgtacatgcatattgttatctatattgttatatgatAGTGTTTTGTgacttaccaggccctcaagacaaagatgattctgccaggatctagatctggatcttggatattatttctcacatggggaatgagcgcgcatgcgcattacatccacaggaataattaaagggtatgtccaaagagatcaaaaataatggctactgctagctagctagctgttttaacagatattttctgagtattgtagctaacaaaaagctagcgctttagtgcaaggctaactcatatgttgaatagaaagtttatgcagacagatgatgctatgaaagattctgaagagactgcaacagccttcaatgtgagtcaaactagccataactcgagaaagaagctttagtttgctaatccacgaatcaaaatccaagagaacgtggctagaagcctatagaagctgttagttttcgtcgcattgcaaccgttgagcagttgctggaatacacacacagacacacacacacacagtctagactcgcaagccgtcactgttgcaggcgaacagtagactggtcaaactccgtgtagagactcatgttgcacagtcagcatatcagataagattctaagtggctgcggttttcgtgacgtcacTATACTGCTGTGCtacgtagagttttctagtgatACGTCACTATCAACGATCTtgcggtaaccgcatgcggttagttgccacaaatatcgtggcaaaccttacacgagtctctacacggagtttgaccagtctactgttcgcttgcaacagtgacggcttgcgagtctacacacagtcagctttaccgtatcccttgtgcggctacgcctcgaggcataataacttaattattatgtgaaggCTATATATTCAtactgtaaacgcagtgctatgatATCCAAAGCAGACTCAAACAAACTAGAGGTGCAAACTttggctggtgacatgataattattgttaaagcCAATAGGATTGGCACTAGATCTACTGCTGTAGCTTTTAGCATGCATTTTCCACATATTTTCTCCTATGTTTATATCTCACCAGGGAAGGATCACATCTGAAAACTGACTGCACAGCTAGTTTCTAGAGCTATTCTTTTGTATGATAGGCTCGGGAACaaattggagttatgctctcacccgctttcttgtttctacgcttttGGTGTTTCctctggccaatcctagcaatttttcacgtTACATATGTTTTTGTGGGTCTTGTAATAAAGAGTGATATACAATAcacaataaataataaatgcagtgtatatgactgagctgtctagcacagcaactcaggaccAATAAACACTGGAGGCATGCCAAAGCATTTGAGAACatgaacattattttgagaacagagttttggaggtacatgagacatgcactgtggactaggatcacagcaaagaagtcTGGAGTCTTAGAAGTATCAtgtatggctcctggagtcctagagtcagcaaaaaaagcTTTCCAAAACAAAACCATAATTGTGATAATTGccccgaataaaggccgcgtgtagctagctatgcagacaacgtgcaagttcaattttatttgacaacgaagctttaattCAAAGTCTGCCACTATtgaacttgttgtgtgaaagctatccatgctgtaaacgcagcgctgtggcatccatgtgagcaggctcagaaattataaacagacagacagacagaccagacgactactataacccgctGGCCGGGACATGGCCTCGGATTAACGAACAAACACAATGACTACTCTCGTAGTgaccacgcgcctcgggttgaTAACTTATATGTACTATCCCGGTGTATCACCAGGAGCAGATTACcatatgcaaactttgcgagggttgatcaattcacaacaataaaatccgcaaaacatattaaatacacacgatccttgccagaatacaatagttagatcgcaaagggtcaacttttctgctgatttggctcatttgcaaaggtttttcacattctagtaatacagtagcTAAATCTTGCATTACTGCTCAGATACTGTACTTT
The Halichondria panicea chromosome 14, odHalPani1.1, whole genome shotgun sequence DNA segment above includes these coding regions:
- the LOC135348083 gene encoding uncharacterized protein LOC135348083 isoform X1 codes for the protein MYRNGYSSWGIITQDPTQPFTLNAANSVCRQMGYTEADHITTAKNSNSHYDPTSLQHNAWLRSIHTSDCMVTSEPCFSCCFSWPTTPLCSVDTCLFEDGIVLKCLFDKSKEDSPIYSEGNEELCQITGYRQPICTGTPTPGTPGSPGTPSPPDYEAITIVLAIVSGALLLITIVVILCCYKIYRKHKLALRVEVNPDQQPLVANNLNN
- the LOC135348083 gene encoding uncharacterized protein LOC135348083 isoform X2; this encodes MTSVNILEIVAILLLLINHSNTLLCKEKATPSVGDLCLEQNKTLQGDVPLLLVYYTDSLDQPPKWGTICDDQVDGTALTTMCQQLGYDDTKYRYIWGYNDVDPWFSEVTCGSQTTQNILRCPFIRANNPNCSKIYLHWI